From the genome of Ptychodera flava strain L36383 chromosome 20, AS_Pfla_20210202, whole genome shotgun sequence, one region includes:
- the LOC139120376 gene encoding KAT8 regulatory NSL complex subunit 3-like: MASSFLFHLSARERELDLVLLDHCYAKPWSAHPDASSAKPARTLFIPRTLRLQYERGNIPEPDIAVDVVGTPKLPGMPYDSSKARSVMNECERHVNFARTTPEEGPEDWEENVSALRIGWTGQQNKLFNKVVKALNTDRLARLTYENTPNEPVMRRIHVDKTARRVRQSLASVGWDPKLTQWLHMTLVEHLSTPLLAAYLDVLQTLKSKVPSLIDKMISPTTSRSGTSSEALALLLKRPWDPAIGMLTQHKPKKLPGGPLLLIAPSGPTHHSHVLSRRMRFWNSQLSNLGKVIPVTMHTVNGGSGVGISQCLEHMIGAVRTKVLELQSHFPNRPVVLIGWSVGALIASHVALVESVSAVVCLGFPYMGIDGGRGDVEDPIRDNKTPTLFVIGQESSVCNQDDIEDLRESMKAETSLVIVGGADENLRLTKAKKKLDGVTQSMVDRCIQDEIAEFLAGVLSAESSSTPDTPDMDSELKKLKKKKKVSRDLSAEMTQRSGGTPVSKARRTNTPSTPSDGVASLPSTPKTPKTAGSRTSDSSSAYQQPKFSKEYAEFVASMKKQQQAVREAREAKEAAQAAAGKSRGATSATKRKRSRSPSGGTGSAAKRKPPKLPTQVATSEISSPATSPTTPTVVPGAAQLSGLLQAQGSVAGAPSTTSLTQALQLAGATKSLAKVQQVGQLGSQQISHSSLLQGLSFSLQGGAIPASLASVLQNQTSLSGLIPTTVSKVGTVSKVGTSGEKKTVAVQGSLTQALPAHRISQSSSSGLTATAQIGSSIGSLSQTETLKSGLVPAVPGLSTVRTSTSTARPQSMLQSAKSSNIHHILTVPKSQSSPSLQTTSDVSITRAVSTSLTQAKAVTTGLSIPTVTPPVASGSTSTHSKTSSILGSVLKQSPKSAFVATHKPDLTEEAKVQAIQKLQFHDFPLTTASLCKTTSSGAVITQAKILKQLEISKLQGLQTVSKGHIQTMRSSAPTAITTQSLASNTGSRGRVPTTGPFAVTTLITTSTTTASSAYMSSPGMTSFTIQGSLVKENTKGVPTRTLSAAQKLTELSVSKTESGAPSATVSLARAELAAQALQTMKTTIAPSGTPSPIPSSRTVTLSIPVTTKIVTTSSGVSHLHLRQVKPAELMEKLRRDTNTPTSNTPSSTASSTPRGTTPTTPSSIGEDQIDAGSNTGSSSEAGKAMPTTTLKTATISGVKILTVPTSTTAIIAPTKPAVIKMPSSTTQATTQAMTVTQTTTSTVSKPVVTPASTAPPTSSQQPPSQPSVASVAAAVSSEHAYVSTVQQASSGSAGNRNRAASGSTITTTRTRRIRTPRHYSE, from the exons AGAGCCAGACATAGCTGTTGATGTGGTTGGAACGCCCAAACTGCCAGGAATGCCGTACGACAGCAGCAAAGCCAGGTCTGTTATGAATGAGTGTGAGCGACATGTCAATTTTGCCAGGACCACTCCGGAAGAAGGACCAGAGGATTGGGAAGAAAACGTCTCAGCTTTGAG AATTGGCTGGACTGGACAACAGAACAAACTGTTCAACAAGGTTGTGAAAGCATTGAACACGGACAGACTAGCAAGGCTGACCTATGAAAAT ACACCAAATGAACCTGTGATGCGTAGAATTCATGTGGATAAAACTGCAAGGAGAGTTCGTCAGAGTCTGGCCAGTGTTGGATGG GATCCTAAACTGACACAATGGCTTCACATGACACTAGTAGAACATCTGAGTACACCACTGCTAGCTGCTTATTTGGATGTCCTGCAGACTCTGAAATCTAAG GTGCCATCATTGATTGACAAGATGATCAGTCCAACGACATCGCGTTCAGGTACCAGTAGTGAAGCATTGGCTTTGCTGCTGAAGAGACCGTGGGACCCAGCCATTGGTATGCTAACACAGCACAAACCT AAAAAGCTACCTGGTGGGCCGCTCTTGTTGATTGCTCCAAGCGGACCAACTCACCATTCCCATGTACTGTCAAGACGGATGAGATTCTGGAATTCTCAGTTATCCAACCTTGGAAAAGTGATCCCTGTGACGATGCACACAGTCAATGGAGGTTCCGGAGTGGGCATCAGTCAGTGTTTGGAACATATGATAGGAGCTGTGCGGACTAAAGTCCTTGAG CTTCAAAGTCACTTTCCAAACAGGCCTGTTGTGTTGATTGGTTGGTCAGTTGGCGCTCTCATTGCATCACAT GTAGCATTGGTGGAGTCTGTGAGTGCTGTGGTATGTCTTGGATTCCCATATATGGGAATAGACGGTGGCAGAGGG GATGTTGAAGATCCAATCAGGGACAATAAAACGCCAACCTTGTTTGTGATTGGTCAAGAGTCCAGTGTGTGTAACCAAGATGACATTGAAGATCTACGAGAGTCAATGAAGGCTGAGACTAGTCTTGTGATCGTTGGAGGTGCCGATGAAAACTTGAGATTGACAAAAGCCAAGAAGAAACTGGATGGCGTGACACAGAGTATGGTTGATAGATGCATACAG GATGAGATAGCTGAGTTCCTAGCTGGTGTTCTTTCTGCTGAGAGCAGTAGCACCCCAGACACGCCAGATATGGACTCTGAGttgaaaaaacttaaaaagaaaaagaaagtctCCCGGGATCTGTCCGCTGAAATGACACAGAGGAGTGGTGGTACACCAGTGTCCAAAGCAAGACGAACCAATACACCATCCACTCCAAGTGAC GGTGTTGCATCATTGCCGTCAACTCCCAAGACGCCCAAAACAGCCGGAAGTAGGACGTCAGATTCTAGCAGTGCTTACCAACAGCCAAAATTTTCCAAGGAATATGCAGAGTTTGTTGCCAGCATGAAGAAACAGCAACAAGCTGTTAGAGAAGCTAGAGAAGCTAAGGAGGCAGCCCAGGCTGCTGCCG GCAAATCACGAGGCGCCACATCAGCCACCAAACGTAAGAGAAGCCGAAGTCCATCAGGCGGAACTGGCAGTGCTGCAAAGCGGAAACCACCAAAGTTACCCACCCAAGTTGCCACTAGTGAAATTTCCAGTCCTGCTACCAGCCCAACCACACCTACTGTGGTTCCTGGAGCTGCCCAGCTGTCAGGCCTCCTCCAGGCTCAGGGCAGTGTTGCCGGTGCGCCCTCAACGACATCCCTGACACAGGCTCTTCAGCTGGCAGGTGCAACGAAATCGCTGGCAAAAGTTCAGCAGGTCGGACAGCTTGGTTCGCAACAGATTTCACACAGCAGCCTGTTGCAGGGTTTGAGTTTCAGTTTACAAGGCGGTGCAATACCGGCATCTCTGGCCAGCGTTCTGCAGAACCAAACGTCTCTGAGTGGACTGATACCAACAACAGTTTCAAAGGTTGGCACAGTTTCAAAGGTTGGCACATCTGGAGAGAAGAAAACCGTAGCTGTTCAAGGGTCATTGACGCAAGCATTACCAGCGCATCGAatatcacaatcatcatcatcaggcCTGACAGCAACCGCTCAAATTGGGTCTAGTATTGGTAGCCTGTCCCAAACAGAGACGCTGAAATCTggcttagtgccagcagtgcCAGGACTCTCCACTGTGAGAACATCTACATCGACTGCCAGACCACAGAGCATGTTGCAGTCTGCAAAAAGTTCCAACATTCACCACATTCTGACTGTGCCAAAGTCGCAGTCCTCGCCGTCGCTACAAACAACATCAGACGTGAGCATTACAAGAGCAGTGTCTACGTCACTTACACAAGCAAAAGCAGTCACCACAGGCCTGTCAATACCGACGGTCACTCCACCTGTGGCAAGTGGCAGCACCTCCACACACAGCAAGACCTCTAGTATTCTTGGATCCGTCCTGAAGCAGAGTCCAAAGTCGGCCTTTGTCGCCACACACAAGCCAGATCTAACAGAAGAGGCCAAGGTGCAAGCCATACAGAAGCTACAGTTTCACGACTTCCCACTGACGACAGCATCCCTGTGTAAAACCACCAGTTCAGGAGCGGTCATAACCCAGGCAAAGATCCTGAAGCAGCTTGAAATTTCCAAACTCCAAGGGTTACAGACTGTTTCAAAGGGCCACATACAGACAATGAGAAGTTCCGCACCCACTGCAATCACCACTCAATCCTTGGCCAGTAACACAGGCAGCCGTGGTAGGGTTCCCACGACAGGACCTTTTGCCGTCACCACACTGATCACCACCTCAACGACTACAGCTTCATCAGCATACATGTCTAGTCCTGGGATGACAAGCTTCACAATTCAAGGCtccttggtgaaagaaaacaccaaaggCGTACCAACTCGGACGTTATCAGCCGCCCAGAAACTCACAGAACTCAGTGTCAGCAAGACAGAATCTGGGGCGCCATCCGCTACAGTCTCTCTTGCACGGGCAGAACTAGCTGCACAGGCACTGCAGACAATGAAAACTACTATAGCGCCCTCGGGGACACCATCTCCGATACCCAGTTCTAGGACGGTTACTCTGTCCATTCCTGTTACGACCAAGATAGTTACTACAAGCAGCGGAGTTAGCCATCTCCACCTGCGGCAAGTCAAGCCGGCTGAATTGATGGAAAAACTGCGCAGGGACACAAACACACCCACCAGTAACACCCCCTCCAGTACTGCCAGCTCAACGCCCCGTGGAACGACACCCACTACTCCGTCTTCGATCGGAGAAGATCAGATTGATGCTGGCAGCAACACAGGTAGCAGCAGTGAAGCTGGTAAAGCGATGCCCACAACCACGCTGAAAACGGCGACAATCTCTGGTGTGAAAATACTGACAGTGCCGACTTCAACCACGGCAATCATCGCCCCCACCAAGCCTGCAGTCATCAAGATGCCATCATCCACAACACAGGCCACAACACAGGCCATGACAGTCACCCAAACAACCACCTCCACTGTATCAAAACCTGTTGTAACACCTGCATCCACTGCACCGCCAACAAGCTCTCAACAGCCTCCAAGTCAGCCGTCTGTAGCTTCAGTGGCTGCGGCTGTTTCATCAGAACACGCCTATGTCAGTACAGTTCAACAGGCTAGCTCTGGCAGCGCCGGCAACAGGAATAGGGCGGCCTCTGGTAGTACGATCACAACAACAAGGACTAGAAGAATACGAACACCAAGACACTACTCTGAGTAA